In Janibacter sp. CX7, a single genomic region encodes these proteins:
- the bluB gene encoding 5,6-dimethylbenzimidazole synthase, which produces MSAGQGEGRSLDGARYARPVPTIGDTSSAAQRREDPSGWAMGEAVTEALASVVAGRRDIRRYRPDAVPQELITAVLEAGHRAPSVGHSQPWRFIVVTDPATRDRAAAMADRARVDQAAHLASERAARMLDLKLEGLREAPVGVVVACDRRTPATGVLGRATFPDADLWSCATAIENMWLTARAHGLGMGWVTLFDPDELADLLGLPEGVVTLGWLCLGWPDERPPSPGLERAAWSKKTPLEQVVLRERWPADEGAPQQPVSHLRGPEPARLVGATDAADELLSPPESLGVLDRALNRVLAVGAQDVTGGTLVLAGADHPVTGLGVSAFPDATTHDVLTATVAGTSLGAAAAKGAGLAVVGVDAGVAQAVPGAHGVRPTGERGDLASTDAMTLADVDALVAAGREIGTEAAASGLVCLGEVGVGNTTVAAALACALLDLEPQDAVGLGSGSDADMVARKREVVAAAVARTQGERDPLRLLAMVGGPEIALLTGVTLGAAAAGAPVVLDGLAASLPGVIAARLEPAAQAYLLAGQVSRERAHALVLRELGLEPLLDLRLRSGEGVGACLAASMVLQGLAVRRIAARTR; this is translated from the coding sequence GTGAGCGCGGGGCAGGGCGAGGGCAGGAGCCTCGACGGCGCCCGGTACGCCCGCCCGGTCCCGACGATCGGCGACACGAGCAGCGCGGCCCAGCGCCGCGAGGACCCCTCCGGCTGGGCCATGGGCGAGGCCGTCACCGAGGCCCTCGCCTCCGTCGTCGCCGGGCGGCGCGACATCCGCCGCTACCGGCCCGACGCCGTGCCCCAGGAACTCATCACGGCCGTCCTCGAGGCCGGGCACCGGGCGCCGAGCGTCGGCCACTCGCAGCCCTGGCGCTTCATCGTCGTCACCGACCCCGCGACCCGTGACCGGGCCGCCGCGATGGCCGACAGGGCGCGGGTCGACCAGGCCGCGCACCTCGCCTCGGAGCGGGCCGCGCGCATGCTCGACCTCAAGCTCGAGGGCCTGCGTGAGGCCCCCGTCGGCGTCGTCGTCGCCTGCGACCGGCGCACCCCGGCGACCGGCGTGCTCGGGAGGGCGACCTTCCCCGACGCCGACCTGTGGTCGTGCGCGACGGCCATCGAGAACATGTGGCTCACCGCCCGCGCCCACGGCCTCGGCATGGGCTGGGTGACGCTCTTCGACCCCGACGAGCTCGCCGACCTGCTCGGCCTGCCCGAGGGCGTCGTCACGCTCGGCTGGCTCTGTCTCGGCTGGCCCGACGAGCGCCCGCCGTCGCCCGGCCTGGAGCGCGCCGCCTGGTCGAAGAAGACCCCGCTCGAGCAGGTCGTCCTGCGGGAGCGCTGGCCGGCCGACGAGGGCGCGCCCCAGCAGCCGGTCTCGCACCTGCGCGGGCCCGAGCCGGCCCGGCTCGTCGGCGCGACCGACGCCGCCGACGAGCTGCTCTCGCCCCCCGAGTCGCTCGGCGTCCTCGACCGGGCGCTCAACCGCGTGCTCGCCGTCGGTGCCCAGGACGTCACCGGCGGCACCCTCGTGCTCGCCGGTGCCGACCACCCGGTCACGGGCCTCGGCGTCAGCGCCTTCCCTGACGCGACGACCCACGACGTGCTCACCGCGACCGTCGCCGGCACCTCGCTCGGTGCCGCCGCGGCGAAGGGAGCCGGACTCGCCGTCGTCGGGGTGGACGCCGGTGTGGCCCAGGCAGTCCCGGGTGCGCACGGAGTCCGACCAACGGGGGAGCGGGGCGACCTCGCGTCCACGGATGCGATGACGCTCGCCGACGTCGACGCCCTCGTCGCCGCCGGGCGCGAGATCGGCACCGAGGCCGCGGCCTCCGGCCTGGTCTGCCTGGGCGAGGTCGGCGTCGGCAACACGACCGTCGCCGCGGCCCTCGCCTGTGCCCTCCTCGACCTCGAGCCTCAGGACGCCGTCGGCCTGGGCTCCGGCTCCGACGCCGATATGGTCGCCCGCAAGCGGGAGGTCGTGGCCGCTGCGGTGGCGCGTACGCAGGGTGAGCGGGACCCCCTTCGCCTCCTCGCGATGGTCGGTGGGCCCGAGATCGCGCTGCTCACCGGTGTGACGCTCGGGGCCGCGGCCGCCGGCGCACCCGTCGTGCTCGACGGTCTCGCCGCGTCGTTGCCCGGCGTCATCGCCGCGCGCCTCGAGCCGGCCGCCCAGGCCTACCTGCTCGCCGGGCAGGTCAGTCGCGAGCGGGCGCACGCCCTCGTGCTGCGCGAGCTGGGCCTCGAGCCGTTGCTCGACCTGCGCCTGCGCTCCGGTGAAGGTGTCGGCGCCTGCCTCGCCGCCTCGATGGTGCTCCAGGGCCTCGCCGTCCGCCGCATCGCGGCTCGCACCCGCTGA
- the cobN gene encoding cobaltochelatase subunit CobN has product MTTVALLSTSDTDLLSARSAGADYVVGNPARLTDEQIAERVAGADIVVVRYLGSPQGLWEGFADLRAASAPLVVLGGTQEPDAALMELSTVPPGTAAEAHRYLAEGGPANLAQLHAFLGDTLLLTGEGFEAPQALPQWGVLERDEPAALDTSGSDTRRPRVGVLIYRAQYAAGNTDYAHALADAIDAAGGQGVVIHSASLRDAPDGLLEHLGTLDALVTTVLAAGGTKPATAGAGEDDEAWDVEKLAALDIPILQGLCLTWGRADWEESDDGMSPLDVATQVAVPEFDGRLITVAFSFKEFDDEGLPHYVADPERAARVAGIAVNHARLRSTPVAERKIAVVLSAYPTKHSRLGNAVGLDTPVSTIRLLRAMREAGYDLGDGFVGMDPLPSVEGEASDTTSGNALIHELIAAGGQDEEWLTQEQVEGAQVRIPAARYREWFDAFPADLREAMTEHWGEAPGEVFVDTTRDASGEIVTAALVRGNVALLVQPPRGFGENPIAIYHDPDLPPTHHYLATYRWIEEEFGAHAVVHVGKHGNLEWLSGKNLAMSASCGTDAALGNLPLVYPFLVNDPGEGTQAKRRAHATIVDHLVPPMARAESYGDISRLEQLLDEYGNVSVMDPAKAPALRGEIWQLLHAAQMHVDLGLGDDVDLDDADGFDDLVMHVDGWLCEIKDVQIRDGLHVLGQAPQGEELVNLVLAVLRAAQVFSGQVGSVPGLRAALGLAEDASTTETDAVEGRARHLVEALAAADWSASAAGDLVAQHEPDLAPEAAAEVTRVLEFAATQVVPRLAATERELPMVLHALDGGYIPAGPSGSPLRGLVNVLPTGRNFYSVDPKAIPSRLAYQTGTAMADSLLARYREETGELPTSVGLSMWGTSAMRTSGDDIGEVLALLGVTPVWDEQSRRVTGLEPIPLAELGRPRIDVTVRISGFFRDAFPHVIALIDDAVALVAGLDEAPEDNHVRAHTVADLAEHGDERRSRTRIFGSKPGSYGAGILQVVESGNWRSDDDLAQVYTAWGGYAYGRDLDGAPAAEDMERTYRRIQVAAKNVDNRESDILDSDDYFQYHGGMVATVRALTGAEPKAYVGDSTSPDAVRTRTLQEETNRVFRSRVVNPRWISAMQRHGYKGAFELAATVDYLFGFDATAGVVHDWMYDRIAQDYVLDETNQEFMRRANPWALRGIVEKLTEAADRGLWEEPDPEVVRAMQQVYLDIEGDLEDDE; this is encoded by the coding sequence GTGACCACCGTCGCCCTGCTGTCCACCTCCGACACCGACCTGCTGAGCGCGCGCAGCGCCGGTGCGGACTACGTCGTCGGCAACCCGGCTCGCCTCACCGACGAGCAGATCGCCGAGCGCGTCGCCGGCGCCGACATCGTCGTCGTGCGCTACCTCGGATCCCCGCAGGGGCTGTGGGAGGGCTTCGCGGACCTGCGTGCGGCGAGCGCTCCGCTCGTCGTCCTCGGCGGCACCCAGGAGCCCGACGCGGCGCTCATGGAGCTGTCGACGGTCCCGCCCGGCACCGCGGCCGAGGCCCACCGCTACCTGGCCGAAGGGGGACCGGCCAACCTCGCGCAGCTGCACGCCTTCCTCGGCGACACCCTCCTGCTCACCGGTGAGGGCTTCGAGGCGCCGCAGGCGCTGCCGCAGTGGGGCGTCCTCGAGCGCGACGAGCCTGCCGCCCTCGACACCTCCGGCAGCGACACCCGTCGTCCCCGCGTCGGCGTCCTCATCTACCGGGCCCAGTACGCCGCCGGCAACACCGACTACGCGCACGCGCTCGCCGACGCGATCGACGCGGCCGGCGGCCAGGGCGTCGTCATCCACTCCGCCTCGCTGCGCGACGCCCCCGACGGTCTGCTCGAGCACCTCGGCACCCTCGACGCGCTCGTCACGACGGTCCTCGCGGCCGGCGGCACCAAGCCCGCCACCGCCGGCGCCGGCGAGGACGACGAGGCCTGGGACGTCGAGAAGCTCGCCGCCCTCGACATCCCGATCCTCCAGGGCCTGTGCCTCACCTGGGGTCGCGCCGACTGGGAGGAGTCCGACGACGGCATGAGCCCGCTGGACGTCGCGACCCAGGTCGCCGTCCCCGAGTTCGACGGTCGCCTCATCACGGTCGCCTTCTCCTTCAAGGAGTTCGACGACGAGGGCCTGCCGCACTACGTCGCCGACCCCGAGCGCGCCGCCCGCGTCGCCGGCATCGCCGTCAACCACGCGCGCCTGCGCTCCACGCCGGTCGCCGAGCGCAAGATCGCCGTCGTCCTCTCCGCCTACCCGACGAAGCACTCCCGCCTGGGCAATGCCGTCGGCCTCGACACCCCGGTCTCGACGATCCGCCTGCTGCGTGCGATGCGCGAGGCGGGCTACGACCTCGGTGACGGCTTCGTGGGGATGGACCCGCTCCCTTCGGTCGAGGGCGAGGCGTCCGACACGACCTCGGGCAATGCCCTGATCCACGAGCTCATTGCCGCCGGCGGGCAGGACGAGGAGTGGCTCACCCAGGAGCAGGTCGAGGGCGCGCAGGTGCGCATCCCGGCCGCGCGCTACCGGGAGTGGTTCGACGCCTTCCCCGCCGACCTGCGCGAGGCGATGACCGAGCACTGGGGCGAGGCGCCCGGCGAGGTCTTCGTCGACACGACGCGTGACGCGAGTGGCGAGATCGTCACCGCAGCCCTCGTCCGCGGCAATGTCGCGCTCCTCGTCCAGCCGCCCCGCGGCTTCGGCGAGAACCCCATCGCGATCTACCACGACCCCGACCTGCCGCCGACGCACCACTACCTCGCGACCTACCGCTGGATCGAGGAGGAGTTCGGCGCGCACGCCGTCGTCCACGTCGGCAAGCACGGCAACCTCGAGTGGCTCTCGGGCAAGAACCTCGCGATGTCCGCCTCCTGCGGTACCGACGCGGCCCTGGGCAACCTGCCGCTCGTCTACCCCTTCCTCGTCAACGACCCCGGTGAGGGCACGCAGGCCAAGCGCCGCGCCCACGCGACGATCGTCGACCACCTCGTCCCGCCGATGGCCCGCGCCGAGTCCTACGGCGACATCTCCCGCCTCGAGCAGCTCCTCGACGAGTACGGCAACGTCTCGGTCATGGACCCGGCCAAGGCGCCGGCCCTGCGGGGCGAGATCTGGCAGCTGCTGCACGCCGCGCAGATGCACGTCGACCTCGGTCTGGGCGACGACGTCGACCTCGATGACGCCGACGGCTTCGACGACCTCGTCATGCACGTCGACGGCTGGCTCTGCGAGATCAAGGACGTCCAGATCCGCGACGGCCTGCACGTGCTCGGCCAGGCGCCGCAGGGCGAGGAGCTCGTCAACCTCGTGCTCGCCGTCCTGCGTGCCGCGCAGGTCTTCTCCGGCCAGGTCGGGTCCGTCCCCGGTCTGCGGGCGGCGCTCGGCCTCGCCGAGGATGCCTCCACCACCGAGACCGATGCGGTCGAAGGGAGGGCCCGTCACCTCGTCGAGGCCCTCGCCGCCGCGGACTGGTCTGCCTCTGCCGCAGGCGATCTCGTCGCGCAGCACGAGCCCGACCTCGCGCCGGAGGCGGCCGCCGAGGTCACCCGGGTGCTCGAGTTCGCCGCGACGCAGGTCGTGCCGCGGCTCGCCGCGACCGAACGCGAGCTGCCGATGGTGCTGCACGCCCTCGACGGCGGCTACATCCCCGCAGGGCCGAGCGGGTCCCCCCTTCGTGGCCTCGTCAACGTGCTGCCCACCGGGCGCAACTTCTACTCCGTCGACCCCAAGGCGATCCCCTCGCGGCTGGCCTACCAGACGGGCACCGCGATGGCTGACTCGCTGCTCGCCCGCTACCGCGAGGAGACCGGCGAGCTGCCGACCTCGGTCGGGCTGTCGATGTGGGGCACGTCGGCGATGCGCACCTCGGGCGACGACATTGGTGAGGTGCTCGCCCTGCTCGGCGTGACGCCGGTGTGGGACGAGCAGTCCCGCCGCGTCACCGGTCTCGAGCCGATCCCGCTCGCCGAGCTGGGCCGCCCGCGCATCGACGTCACGGTGCGCATCTCGGGCTTCTTCCGCGACGCCTTCCCGCACGTCATCGCCCTCATCGACGACGCCGTCGCGCTCGTCGCCGGCCTCGACGAGGCCCCTGAGGACAACCACGTGCGCGCGCACACCGTCGCCGACCTCGCCGAGCACGGTGACGAGCGACGCTCTCGCACACGGATCTTCGGCTCCAAGCCTGGCTCCTACGGCGCGGGCATCCTCCAGGTCGTCGAGTCGGGCAACTGGCGCAGCGACGACGACCTCGCGCAGGTCTACACCGCGTGGGGCGGCTACGCCTACGGCCGCGACCTCGACGGTGCACCGGCCGCCGAGGACATGGAGCGCACCTACCGCCGCATCCAGGTCGCGGCCAAGAACGTCGACAACCGCGAGTCCGACATCCTCGACAGCGACGACTACTTCCAGTACCACGGCGGCATGGTCGCGACCGTCCGAGCGCTCACCGGGGCCGAGCCCAAGGCCTATGTCGGCGACTCGACCTCGCCCGACGCGGTGCGCACCCGCACGCTGCAGGAGGAGACCAACCGCGTCTTCCGCTCGCGCGTCGTCAACCCGCGGTGGATCTCGGCGATGCAGCGCCACGGCTACAAGGGCGCCTTCGAGCTCGCGGCGACCGTCGACTACCTCTTCGGCTTCGACGCGACGGCCGGCGTCGTCCACGACTGGATGTACGACCGGATCGCGCAGGACTACGTCCTCGACGAGACCAACCAGGAGTTCATGCGCCGGGCCAACCCGTGGGCCCTGCGTGGCATCGTCGAAAAGCTCACCGAGGCCGCCGACCGCGGCCTGTGGGAGGAGCCCGACCCCGAGGTCGTCCGGGCGATGCAGCAGGTCTACCTCGACATCGAGGGCGACCTCGAGGACGACGAGTGA
- the cobF gene encoding precorrin-6A synthase (deacetylating), with translation MSTRAIHVIGIGAGSPEHVTAEAAAALAEVDVFLVADKGGAKDELVAVRRAICDRFIPADHAYEFVTVPDPKRGPDADRDSAEYAQGVRDWHAARTDAYVQIIDELPADAVVGFLVWGDPAFYDSTIRIVDAIGERIATRVRVIPGISAFQTLAAAHGVVLHRVGEPVHITTGRRLVEEWQAAGAADLTLGTVVVMLDGHLHCRELADTHPDTVIHWGAYVGMPQQELRSGRLADVIDEIVELRARLRETHGWVMDVYALTP, from the coding sequence TTGAGCACTCGAGCCATCCACGTCATCGGCATCGGGGCCGGCTCGCCCGAGCACGTGACCGCCGAGGCCGCCGCGGCGCTCGCCGAGGTCGACGTCTTCCTCGTCGCGGACAAGGGCGGGGCCAAGGACGAGCTGGTCGCGGTGCGCCGGGCGATCTGCGACCGCTTCATCCCCGCCGACCACGCCTACGAGTTCGTCACCGTGCCCGACCCGAAGCGCGGGCCGGACGCCGACCGCGACTCCGCGGAGTACGCGCAGGGGGTGCGCGACTGGCACGCCGCCCGCACCGACGCCTACGTGCAGATCATCGACGAGCTGCCCGCCGACGCGGTCGTGGGCTTCCTCGTGTGGGGCGACCCGGCCTTCTACGACAGCACGATCCGCATCGTCGACGCGATCGGTGAGCGGATCGCGACGCGGGTGCGGGTGATCCCGGGGATCTCGGCCTTCCAGACCCTCGCGGCCGCGCACGGCGTCGTGCTGCACCGCGTCGGCGAACCGGTGCACATCACGACCGGCCGCCGGCTCGTCGAGGAGTGGCAGGCCGCTGGGGCCGCCGACCTGACCCTCGGCACCGTCGTCGTCATGCTCGACGGGCACCTGCACTGCCGCGAGCTGGCCGACACCCACCCGGACACGGTGATCCACTGGGGTGCCTACGTCGGCATGCCGCAGCAGGAGCTGCGCTCCGGCCGCCTGGCCGATGTCATCGACGAGATCGTCGAGCTGCGGGCGCGCCTGCGCGAGACCCACGGCTGGGTCATGGACGTCTACGCGCTGACGCCCTAA